From Pseudomonas arsenicoxydans:
GGCACTGGCCCAGTGCTCGCTGGAACGCGGGTAAGTCAGCACCAGGTACGTCGCCACACCCCACCAAAGCACCGAAGCGCCCAGCACCCAAGGCGCGAGCCCCGGCAGGATGTGCATGATAACCAGCATGAATGCGACCACAGCCGCGTAGGCGACGCGAACCGGCTGGGCGGTGAAACCTGCCAGGCGAGCCCATTCCCACGCACCGAGGGTCACGACCAGCCCGATGAACAGCGCAAAGCCTGTGCCTTCGAGCAGGAAAAACCCGCACAAAGCGATCGGCAGCAGGATCAGCGCGGTGATGATTCGTTGTTTAAGCATTAAACGCGGGCCCCAGCCTCGACCTGCTCGCTCGTTTTACCGAAGCGGCGCTGGCGAGAAGCGTAATCGGCCAGTGCGTTACGCATGGCGTCGTGTTTGAAGTCCGGCCAGAACAGGTCGGAGAAATACAACTCGGCGTAGGCCAGTTGCCACAGCAGGAAGTTACTGATGCGGTGTTCGCCCCCGGTGCGGATGCACAAGTCCGGCAACGGCAGGTCGCCGGTAGCCAGACAGGTCTGCAACAACTCGGGAGTGATATCCTCCGGGCGCAGATGCCCGGCCTGAACCTCGCGCGCCAGACGCTGCGCAGCTTGCGCAATGTCCCACTGACCGCCGTAGTTGGCGGCGATCTGCAAGACGAAGCGGTTGGTACCGGCGGTCATCGCTTCGGCTTCACGCATGGCAGCCTGAAGCTCGGGATGGAAACGCGAGCGATCACCAATGATGCGCAGACTGATGTTGTTGTCGTTGAGGCGCTTGGCCTCGCGACGCAACGCCTTGAAGAACAAATCCATCAAGGCACTGACTTCATCGGCGGGGCGCTGCCAGTTCTCGCTGGAGAAGGCGAACAGGGTCAACACCTCGACCTTGGCCTCGGCGCACACCTCAATCACCGCACGAACGGCATCCACGCCCGCTTTATGACCGGCGACACCGGGCATAAAGCGTTTTTTCGCCCAGCGATTGTTCCCATCCATGATGATCGCGACATGGCGCGGCACCGCGGACGGTGCAGTCTGCTTAGTCTTTTCCATGAAAACGCGACCCTTATACGGCCATCAGGTCTTTTTCTTTCTGCGCCAGATTCGCGTCGATTTCAGCCACATACTTCTTGGTCAAATCGTCGATCTCGCCAGCAGCACGACGCTCTTCGTCTTCGCTGATTTCCTTTTCCTTGACCAGATCTTTCAGCGAGCTGTTCGCATCGCGACGGATGTTGCGCACAGCGACACGGGCGTCTTCTGCAACATCACGCGCCTGCTTGGTGAAGCCCTTGCGGGTTTCCTCAGTCAGGGCTGGCATGGAGATCAGCAACAACTCGCCCAGGTTGGTCGGGTTGAGGTTCAGACCGGCGCTACCGATGGCCTTGTCGACGGCACCCAGCATGTTGCGTTCAAAGGCAACGACTTGCAGGGTACGGGCGTCCTTGACGGTGATGTTCGCCACTTGCTTGATCGGGGTGTCGGAACCGTAATACGGCACCATCACGCCTTCAAGAATGCTTGGGTGCGCCTGGCCGGTACGAATGCGGCCGAAGTTGTGCAGCAGCGACTCGACGGATTTCTTCATACGCTCTTGAGCGTCTTTCTTGATTTCATTGATCATTGTTGGCCTTCCTCGATCAGGGTCCCTTCAGCGCCGCCATGCACGATGTTCAGCAGGGCGCCGGGCTTGTTCATGTTAAAGACGCGCAACGGCATCTTGTGGTCGCGGCACAGGCAAATGGCCGTCAGATCCATCACGCCCAGCTTGCGATCCAGCACTTCATCGTAAGTCAGATGATCGAACTTCTCGG
This genomic window contains:
- the frr gene encoding ribosome recycling factor, coding for MINEIKKDAQERMKKSVESLLHNFGRIRTGQAHPSILEGVMVPYYGSDTPIKQVANITVKDARTLQVVAFERNMLGAVDKAIGSAGLNLNPTNLGELLLISMPALTEETRKGFTKQARDVAEDARVAVRNIRRDANSSLKDLVKEKEISEDEERRAAGEIDDLTKKYVAEIDANLAQKEKDLMAV
- the uppS gene encoding polyprenyl diphosphate synthase; translated protein: MEKTKQTAPSAVPRHVAIIMDGNNRWAKKRFMPGVAGHKAGVDAVRAVIEVCAEAKVEVLTLFAFSSENWQRPADEVSALMDLFFKALRREAKRLNDNNISLRIIGDRSRFHPELQAAMREAEAMTAGTNRFVLQIAANYGGQWDIAQAAQRLAREVQAGHLRPEDITPELLQTCLATGDLPLPDLCIRTGGEHRISNFLLWQLAYAELYFSDLFWPDFKHDAMRNALADYASRQRRFGKTSEQVEAGARV